From the genome of Malus domestica chromosome 04, GDT2T_hap1, one region includes:
- the LOC103433803 gene encoding uncharacterized protein, protein MASTEGIVPITRAFLASYYDTYQFPPLSNDVARLSAEIRSFTADLLRHSPAAQGEERLLVSELETEPPHKVDENMWKNREHMEEILFLLEKPHWPQTLRMQSSPDDAELATVIDRLHQKFQTSLKTLETFQAKNSERVFNTVMTYIPQDFRGRLIRLQRERSERNKQAEVEALVSSGATIRERYALLWNQQMERRRLLAQLGSATGVYKTLVKYLVGVPQVLLDFIRQINDDDGPMEEQRQRYGPPLYSLTTMALLIRLFISLSWGRFETRKLSKQELAVLEEVVDVYTTEFVRFITFISEVFANSPFFIPAEVAGALQGRNNDDYQETSVPAGKIHEVSLAVDAINSYIAWDFSLVQGKINLDIGFSVEYTNPSGQKSLILPYRRFESDQGNFCTCEAGNYKLIWDNSYSSFFKKVLRYKVDCIPPVTEPVEPATEAEE, encoded by the exons ATGGCTTCCACGGAGGGTATAGTACCAATAACCAGGGCTTTTCTCGCTTCCTACTACGACACATACCAATTCCCCCCTCTCTCAAACGACGTCGCTCGCCTCTCAGCCGAGATTCGATCCTTCACCGCCGATTTGCTCCGCCACTCTCCGGCGGCTCAAG GCGAGGAGAGATTGTTAGTGAGTGAATTGGAGACTGAACCTCCCCATAAAGTCGACGAAAACATGTGGAAGAATCGAGAGCATATGGAAGAGATACTATTTTTGCTTGAAAAACCCCATTGGCCTCAAACT CTTCGAATGCAGTCCAGTCCTGATGATGCTGAACTAGCTACTGTGATTGATCGCCTCCACCAGAAATTTCAAACCAGTTTGAAGACATTGGAGACTTTCCAAGCGAAAAATTCCGAACGTGTGTTCAACACGG TTATGACTTACATTCCACAGGATTTTCGGGGAAGGCTCATCAGACTACAGCGGGAGCGTTCAGAGAGGAATAAGCAAGCagaggttgaagctttggttAGTTCTGGAGCAACTATACGTGAACGTTATGCTCTCTTGTGGAACCAACAAATGGAGAG GAGGAGACTGTTAGCGCAGCTTGGTTCTGCAACTGGTGTCTACAAGACGCTTGTCAAGTACTTGGTGGGGGTTCCACAG gttttacttgattttATTCGCCAGATAAATGATGATGATGG GCCCATGGAAGAGCAAAGACAACGTTATGGACCACCCTTATACAGCCTTACAACTATGGCCCTTCTTATACGACTCTTTATTTCGTTGTCTTGGGGGCGATTTGAGACTAGAAAATT AAGCAAGCAAGAGTTAGCAGTCTTGGAAGAAGTTGTTGATGTCTACACCACTGAATTTGTAAGGTTTATTACGTTCATCAG TGAGGTCTTTGCAAATTCCCCCTTTTTTATCCCAGCAGAGGTTGCGGGCGCATTACAAGGAAG GAATAACGATGATTACCAAGAGACCAGTGTTCCAGCTGGGAAAATTCATGag GTTTCATTGGCTGTGGACGCAATAAATTCATATATTGCTTGGGATTTCTCGCTTGTACAAGGGAAGATAAACTTG GATATTGGATTTAGTGTTGAGTATACAAATCCTTCTGGGCAAAAATCT CTCATTTTACCTTACCGACGTTTCGAGTCTGACCAA GGAAACTTCTGCACATGCGAGGCGGGAAACTACAAACTGatttgggacaattcctattcAAGTTTTTTTAAGAAG GTGCTGCGCTACAAGGTAGATTGCATACCGCCAGTCACAGAGCCGGTTGAACCCGCGACTGAAGCTGAAGAATGA
- the LOC103433804 gene encoding bifunctional protein FolD 1, mitochondrial: MMARVALPWRNGLRTRVPAGSRGCSGAQTTLRNDAGHPIIISPPLVSLDIPDDWAPGTAQSGFSSPLSFSNEQKAAVIDGKSIADEIRSRIGSEVRRMKESIGMVPGLAVIVVGHRRDSQTYVRNKVMACEEVGIKSMVTQLPEECTKDQLLGALSCFDVDPSVHGILVQLPLPQHLDEGRVLDVLSPEKDVDGFHPINMGNLAMRGREPLFIPCTPKGCIELLLRSGVEIAGKKATVIGRSNIVGLPASLLLQRHHATVSIVHAFTKNPEHITCEADIVVTAAGVPNLVRGNWLKPGAVVIDIGTTPVEDQSCEHGYRLTGDVCYEEAVRVASAITPVPGGVGPMTIAMLLSNTLDSAKRVCAFT, encoded by the exons ATGATGGCACGAGTGGCATTGCCATGGCGGAACGGACTCAGAACCAGAGTTCCGGCGGGAAGCAGAGGCTGCAGCGGAGCTCAGACCACCTTGAGAAACGACGCCGGCCACCCGATTATCATCTCTCCTCCTCTCGTCTCCTTAGACATACCTGACGATTGGGCTCCCGGCACTGCCCAATCTGGGTTTTCTTCCCCCTTGAGTTTCT CAAACGAGCAGAAAGCTGCTGTGATTGATGGGAAATCGATAGCGGATGAAATTAGATCAAGGATAGGCAGTGAGGTGAGGAGGATGAAGGAGAGCATTGGAATGGTTCCTGGATTGGCTGTAATTGTGGTGGGCCACAGAAGGGACTCGCAGACTTACGTCCGAAACAAGGTGATGGCTTGTGAAGAAGTTGGAATCAAATCAATGGTTACTCAGCTACCTGAAGAGTGTACAAAAGATCAACTTCTTGGCGCTTTATCTTGTTTCGATGTGGATCCCTCTGTTCATGGTATTCTCGTGCAACTTCCTCTACCACAA CATTTGGATGAGGGAAGAGTTTTGGATGTGCTGAGTCCAGAGAAAGATGTCGATGGCTTCCACCCGATTAATATGGGAAATCTAGCTATGAGAGGAAGGGAGCCATTGTTCATTCCCTGCACTCCCAAGGGTTGCATTGAGTTGTTGCTCAGGTCTGGTGTGGAAATCGCGGGGAAGAAAGCTACTGTGATTGGGAGAAGTAACATTGTCGGACTTCCAGCATCACTGCTCCTGCAG AGGCACCATGCAACAGTCAGCATTGTACATGCGTTCACAAAGAACCCAGAACATATCACCTGTGAAGCCGACATTGTGGTCACAGCTGCCGGAGTGCCTAATCTGGTCCGTGGAAATTGGCTGAAGCCTGGAGCAGTTGTTATCGACATTGGAACTACTCCAGTTGAG GACCAAAGCTGTGAGCATGGTTACCGTCTCACCGGAGATGTTTGCTACGAAGAAGCAGTGCGGGTGGCATCAGCCATCACCCCAGTGCCTGGAGGAGTTGGACCCATGACAATTGCCATGCTTCTATCAAACACCCTTGACTCGGCAAAGCGAGTATGCGCCTTCACATGA